The DNA window tgatgtgtgACGTTATCACCTGGCGAGATGACATCTATGTCCGCCCACGGGGGGAAAGCGAGCTAgctatattattttatttgcgcATGCATATTTCTCGGGGCTGCTCTGCTTACAGTGAGAATTTCCCTTTTATCAGCGCAGTGCAGACGGATCCGCCCGGCGGTAAATTACGCGAAGTGATTCCGAGggttgcaattaaaaaatgaggGGTAAATGTAATGTTGATCAAAATGATCACTGCGGTATGAAAAGTAGGGAGTTGAATAAATTCAACGCTTGTTTACTTACTCACAGCCTCATTAGCAAGTGTTTATAGATGAAATGGCGTCACGGAGCCATTAAAATACAAACGTAGACGCGAAGCTTTGTACTGTAAAGCGCGAGTAAAAGCCAACCTGCCGCGTCAATCCCGCACCGACTGATTTTCAAAAGGAGTGTTTTTGATTAAATATTGAATGGCTCATATTATTTGCTCTCTGTTGAGGCCAGACGGGATTCCCGTAGCTTTATCAACAAATCATAAACATTACCCAGCAAACATAAGACCCACTGCGTAATATTTTGAAAGTAATGGacctttgttgttttaactttttttaattctcaaATTACCCCCATGGTGACATAGCAATTtctatgaatcaaaaagatgttgtggtgtgaaatgaaattgggcacaaaaaaaggcaacgtGGAAAATGTGTGGTGGACGTCAGCTTCTTACTACCacaaaagatttctttttatataaTTGCGTAATTCCCCTGAGGTTTCAGCTAAAGTCATTTCCCTTTAACCGCTTACAAGAAAACACCCATCAATGATTTTTGCCCTCCCTCTCATATTGCATATTCCTAACTTTGTGACCCCTTTTTACTCTAACTGTCAAGCCCTGTGACTGTTTTAATTTATGCCCGGGCTTTAAAAATCGTTATTGAGCAATCGAGAGGCCAAGTGGTGCAAGCAATAACATGAATAATCCATTAGCTGTTCCTGTAAGACTGAAGGAGAACGAGACCTCAATCACCATCATACTCAGGGGGAGCGTAACCAGGCAGTGGCAGCATTAGCTTCCAAAGTCAACCAGCAGGTTTACGCCCATCTTACTATTCGCTATCATTTTTTCTCCCCGCGCCGATATAATCACTTAACGAGAGATGCTAATCGATCtcctgtgtgtttttaatcactcactgtgtttggtttttattttcgaTTTTGCCTCGTCAAAGTTTAAGGTTGACTTTCGTAACTCTTCGTTAtagaagttgtttttttttcctcatataCAGCACACTTGCTTGCCGAGaactgaaatatttaaaaggtTCTTCGGGGAGAAGTGTTTGAAATTCATCTCGTTGTTGATCCGAGGcgtgtgtttgtctgtctgtctgtctgtctgtcaatcGGCCTGTGCAAATGCAGAGCCGAGGGCAATGGAAGCCAACACATGAGCTGCCTTTTTAATCATCTTTCGGCATTTCCTCAAGGTGTTATGCACTGATTTCCTCTGGTCGAATTGCAATTTCAGAAATGAGAGAAATGTTTGTCATCCAAAATACTACAGACGATCTAAACCGTCAAGTTGTGGTCGTGGTTGTTCCCACGAGATAGCTACCAAATTGATACTGATACCAATAAAACACTCGAGACTTTAATGGTTATTCGgggatacaaaaaaatgtaacaataCGTGTCaataatacacaaaaaaattttcacattgacaaaaatgtttcgTAAAGCAACAGGCTGGTTTTAGCTAATGCTGGGTCTACACCGCGTCAACGTAGCATTAGCGCGGGAAACATAACGGCCATTGGAAATACTATTCTTCAACGTAAATAACACAATCTTGTATCACTGGCGGTGATTTTAAATAATGTAGAGACCAAATACATAGTTTATAATTCATAATGTCACGCTACATAAATGCTACACGGTACCTGTGAACACATTCTCATTCTCAGTAGAAATaatgttcatttaaaatgacaagtaAAATTCAGATTTGTAAGGTAAATTCCCTTACGGGTGTGGCCTGAAATAATGCTGGACACCTTTTCGTGCGGCCACCAAAACTCCTCATTTCAAGACGTGATGATGTAGCAGACAGGCTATGGTTAGCATGTACAttcattttctctttgtgCCTTCAAAAAAGTTCATTACAAAAAAGTTCCTCCTTATTTGCGCTTAAATGTTGAAGTACGCCTCGATGACTTTCCAAAAAGCTTAGGCGAACTGTGCAAAGTGATTATCGTGACTTGACTGTGATTATAAATCTTTCTTAAAAACAACCTGATTGTCTCAATCCTACTGCTAAATTAATCACCTCCGCAGAGGCAAAGTAAACTATGTTTTGGACGgtggtatttaaaaaaaataaaataaatacaaaaaaaaaagggagtgaTGGTGGTGTTTTATATGAAGCAGCACttgaaaacacagaaaaaatTAAGCGGGTTGCGCATGACTACCAGCCCAATTTACACAGTGGAAAAGTTGTAAACAGATAATAATTCAGGAAGCCGGAGCCTATTAGTCATCCGCCTTATTGGCCCCCGCGTACCAAACGTTCTTAAGGGAAAACCCGGCAGAAGCTCTTAAAGAGCTCAAAAGGATGCGAGCATTAAAGGAAAACGCCTCGcgcctctctttttttttctgttctttcCTTTAAGTCTTCATTTCCACAGGGAGACACTAAATAACTCATTACAGATGAGAAGGTGGACTAAATATAGATATTGCCATATAGTGCGCCATTCCTTTAATCTGGCAAATTGGCCGACATATCCGGGAAGGTCAATTGCAGTACTTTATGCATCTAGTTTGAAAATACTTGGACAGAAAGTTCCATCTTTATAttaacttcatttttttttgggatgctTTTTTGTCTGCATCACGGCGGAGACGATCTGTCTTTGAATATCAGCTCAGGCCTTTCAACGCAACCTTTGCGATTTCCTCCCTCCCGTCATCTCTTTCAACTTTGTCCTGCGACTTTTCTGTCAGTTCTGTCATTTCAGTTTCTACTGTGCAGGGGACCTTGGCGTGAATAACTCATCGCTACACGTCTCTGTCGACGTCGTGCATATCGCACCGCTTCCAAGGTCGGCGTACCCGACCTTGAGTACGTAACAGGCGGTCCAATAGCTCGGCACAGATTTTCTAGAGTGAGAAAACCCTTCCCAACCCCCCGGACAAAATATCTCATGGCTCCCGTCGAACAGACGCAATACTTTGTTTGAGGCTCTTGGTGAACAAGTGGCTCACCCGTCCACAGTAGGTATCGGCGGCGGTCCGAAGAGCTGCTTCCAGCGGCTGAAGCAGTGACGTCTCCATGTTCTCGCCAAAGGGGTACTGGAAAAGGAATTGCAGACGTTACACAGCGCCGATGCTTTTTAGCTCTTGACTCgcattacaaagtgcttccaccAGCAGCTCCATTTTGGGACTATTTGCCTGTTTTAtttctgcttgtttttttttttatatacccTCACATAATCGCATTCTACATTTGGTTCCTTTTTCTTTAATACAAGATTTATCCGAATGATAAATATAAATCGAGCCATCTGTGAGGGAATGTGCTCGAGTAAGGTGTAATCGTATTAGTGCGCTCCTCCGAGCGCCTTtattgtaaacaaaataacaaaggtCGCTTAAAATGAGCCTGGCCGAGATGAAAGATCCAGACGATGCGAAAAAACGATGTTGACTTTTGCTTTCAATCTTTTACTGCTCTCCTGTAAATACGGCACGATGGCAATTTTACGGCACCTCATTTGACTCCTGTTTGGCCAGGCATTAGGTTACTCAAAGCACGCGTTCTTTATTATCTTTCATACAGCGCCACAGGCTGTAAAGCACCATTAACGGCCTCGCATCGATTTTTATGTGGATGCGTCGTCCGCATCGCCATCGTGATGCCTCTAACTAGCATCAGCACTAAAGATTTTACAACTCTTTTgtgggccgggccgggctggGGTAATGGTAGTGCCCTTTATTGCACGCGCCTCGGCTGGACGGGAGACGTTGCCTGGAGACGCGGAGGGCTGGCTGGCGGACTTGGTGGGAGGGAAATGAAAGTTTCTTCCGGAATTGCCTCCTGTAGGCTTTCGCAGCCCCGTCCCCGAAGGACCGAGTGGGAACAAATTGTGAGTGGGCTCGGCGGGCCGGAGCGAGGGGAAGCGCTAATAAAAGTGTGACATAAAACAGTTTGTAAGCGGGGATGAAACGTTCTAAAGGCTCcgcgtattttatttttttttactttacatGTGTGAtgattgtgcaaaaaaaatcccgaATTGTGATTGCGTGGGATGCGGGTTTGCTCTGTCGAGGAGTGACGGCCGAGTGCTCGGTTCTGGTTTTCTTAATAGCTGAGAACGTCAGCGCTGGTGGCTGGCGGTAATGGATGGGGAACAGCTAATGaagcccccttttttttttttttttactccacaGATTGGCGCCTGCTTGTTGACTGGCGTACGGGATTCAACTCGGGGCAGATCAAAGGCGACCCGACCCGAAAGGAAAGAGCTTTCCGGCTAACTGGCTCCGACTGTGACTTTCTAATGGTGGCCGactgggggaaagaaaaatggtTGAATGGGACTTTCTGTGTATTGGCTAAATctgagttatttttttttttcttccccaacTTGTCATTTCTAAGGCAACTACGGTTATTGGAACCCAAAGTTCTGACGTTGAGGATTTTGAATCCAGGGCTGAAGCATCCTCCCATGTCACCAAGTGCTCAAAGATGTGAGTGCGAATGTTTAACTGACCATACGTAAACTGTGATTGGCTAGCAACCGATCCATATCTCGCCAAAATTCAACTTggattagttttttttctgaactcCCACTAGTGGGCCTGATTTGTTTAGAGAGGATTAAGAGCAAGTCATGGAAATGTTTAACAAGCTATTGATTgcgcattttaaaaataaacaaataaataagcacAGGCTTAGAGTGCATATTGACAggctgattatttttttcccctcatccaAACAAATCTGATAATCCACCTACACACCTGGCCCTTGAAGAGAAACACGATAGCAAATCAATAAGCATAAGTACGGCCCTCAAGCTGTCAAATTATTCCTCCATTGCGACAGACAATGTCTGGAAAACTCAACAAGTGGTTAAAACCAGTGTTACGAAAACGCCTTCTCGCAAACGTAAGCACTCGTTACTTTACTAATTcagatttgttcatttgtcCGTACCTGCTTGATGGCCTCGTAGACGGCTCTAAACGCCGGCTGCTTTTCGTTATGGTAAACTCCCCTGCTGCCGTGGAGAATGAAGACTCCATCTTCCTCTGCCTGCTGACAGTTAAGGCCGTAGACGCAGTGATCCGGACGATAATTCCACGGGCAGGGGAACACGTAGAGGTTTTCTGTAAACGTGCGAGAGCGATTCACTTTAGTAAAAGTTCACTTGACGGCCGGCCAAATGCATGCACACCTACCCGGGTTGTGATGAAAGATGATATTGAGAAGGTCCTGGTCCCCCCAGGTGATGTtgagtttatatttttgaaGCAGGGGCATCAGCATTTCACTCCATTGAAGTGCAACTGTTGTCATGCCATTCTAGAAGGAGTCATAAAAAAGTttgccaaaaacaaaatcatgtttttgctTCAGCTTTGACATCTCCCAACACTTCATCTGACTTGAAGGAAACGGTTGCTTGATGGGAGTTCATAAATTTAGAATTACAGTGACCTCAAGTGGACAGTTTTGGTAGTGCAGCCACTcctacaattttctttttaaacctAAAAACAACCACTCCACTTTTGTATGCTGTGGAGCTGACTTTGTACACCCTGAATATATTAATAATACTTCAGGAATTAAATCCAATCCACAATCACCTTAAAAAAACCTTTCCTGAGGCGTGTCATGTTCATGAGCATGACTCCCGAGTTGACGCCAGTGTTGCCATAGTAAGGATGGCGAGCGAAACGGTTGTACCAGCCGATACGCGGCTCCTCATGCTCCGGGGCCATGGCAGCCAACTGGCTGGAGTTGAACCGAGAGAACGCGGCCCAGATGCCCTCCACAGGGTGCAGAAAGAGGATATCTGTGTCCACGTAGAGCAAAGAATCCACCTCCTTCAGTATTAGCTGGAAAGACAAAACAGACTTGAGGACATTTGGCAAATGTGTCCTTGCTGTTAAAATGAACTTACTGGTAAAAAGAGCCGTTGAGAGGCACACGGTTTGAAGAGCTTCTTCCACTCGTTCTCATTCCCGCTGGGGAAAGTGATGGGGTAGATGGTGAAGTTAAACTTGCTCTGAATTGACCTTGGCCAGGAGTGCAGCtttaaagaaaatgacaaaaatatatatgttatgTTTCCAGCACTGTGTCCACGTTCATGGAGACATTTCACAACTTAAAACCGTCCCCGGCTGTcttgcttgtgtgtgtctcaCTAGACTGGACCCTCACCGAATTCTGGAATCTGCCTTGAAGCTCTTCATCTGCAAAGATGTGAAACTTGAGCGGCTTTTTGCTGAACAGGAGGGCCGACTTGAGCATGGTGAGCGTCTCATCCAGCCTCGGGCCACAGGCCACCACGGCCAGGTGACTGCTTTCATCGCCgccatcttcttcttcagagTTTGTTCCGTCTCTAACAACCAAGGCACATTTAAATTAGACTCAGCAGTTGTTTGGATATCAGCAGACTCACACTGAGCTCAGTTGGGATGGACTTGCCATTAGGTTTTGGGGGGACGAGGACTTGCATGCTAATACAGTGTACCGCATCCAAAACACTAGTAGGtgggaggaaaataaatatcacCTGACTTGTTGCATGTCGATGGAGAGCTTATTAAAGCCATCAATTCAGTTGTTATTGTGTAATAGGCATTTACTGTATTCATGTGTCAATGACACTTTACAGTCTGTAAACACAAAGTACAGCACAACGACTGTGATTGTGCAATAAACGCAGCTAGTTAAAAAGCTCATGAGGCAGCAGCAGTACTTTAATATCTCTGCGTGTGGCCACTAAACACTTGCAAAGCTCCTTATTGCAATCcgaagtgtatttttttttttaagagatgCACAAAATCAGTCATACCTAAAGGATGATTCCATAAAGCGGTTCAGTCCACAAACATCAGCAGGCAACCTCCAAAACGGATTCCAGTAAGAGACTGACAATGACTTACACCTAACAGAGTAAAAAAGACCATCTTTTGGAATCGATACTTTTTGGGGTCTTAAACTTTAGCATTGTGTGATGGGATTAAGGTAGTAAGACTTTAATTCAAGCTGTTAACAGATGGCGTTGGTTTAAAGAAAATTAAGTATTAGCGAATTACCGGACAATAAACTAATTGCTGTCGTACAAAAATAGTATTTTCTAACAGTACAGCAATAAATTATGTATGTTGAGTTTTTTCTAATGTGTTATCGTTTCGATttcaaattcctaaatttagcAGGAGCATATTACAGACATATGGTTGTAAGCAATATGGCTAATGTAGCTTTAGCTACCTGAACGGCAGGCGTACTCGACGGCCTGCCGAACCGGGCCTTTTCCCGAGAACGTTCCCCGAGTCGGGACTGCCTCCGTCTGGTGTCTTCAGCTCGCTGAGGCGCCGCCCGTCGGTGTCCTCCAGGCTGGATGCAAGATGATTGAACACGTAGAgcgatgaaaaaaatgtgaacgCCGAGCACAGGAGCAATGCACGCCGATAACGGCGCATCCTGTGTTCCGTGGGCTGTCGCAAAAATGTCGGTTGACCTCTTCCGCCCACATAGATACGAACTTACTCAAGTTAATCTTTCCTTCTTAGACAAAAGTTAAATCAGGTAAGCGTCTGACAGCGTTGCTGCGCGAACAGGTCCCGCCTACTCCACACGCGCGTGCACTCGGATGCCAAGAGCGCTTCATAATTTTCTGCAAAACCACAACTCATTGTGTGACTCACAAATAACCTTTTATCGTTGGGGAAAGCAGGATCAAATGTGGTAAAACAAATACGCTAACGTTGTAATAAAGTGCTGTCAGTACAACCATGCCATTGTAGTCAATGGGATAGT is part of the Syngnathus acus chromosome 6, fSynAcu1.2, whole genome shotgun sequence genome and encodes:
- the LOC119123879 gene encoding glucoside xylosyltransferase 1-like isoform X1, producing MRRYRRALLLCSAFTFFSSLYVFNHLASSLEDTDGRRLSELKTPDGGSPDSGNVLGKRPGSAGRRVRLPFRCKSLSVSYWNPFWRLPADVCGLNRFMESSFRDGTNSEEEDGGDESSHLAVVACGPRLDETLTMLKSALLFSKKPLKFHIFADEELQGRFQNSLHSWPRSIQSKFNFTIYPITFPSGNENEWKKLFKPCASQRLFLPLILKEVDSLLYVDTDILFLHPVEGIWAAFSRFNSSQLAAMAPEHEEPRIGWYNRFARHPYYGNTGVNSGVMLMNMTRLRKGFFKNGMTTVALQWSEMLMPLLQKYKLNITWGDQDLLNIIFHHNPENLYVFPCPWNYRPDHCVYGLNCQQAEEDGVFILHGSRGVYHNEKQPAFRAVYEAIKQYPFGENMETSLLQPLEAALRTAADTYCGRVSHLFTKSLKQSIASVRREP
- the LOC119123879 gene encoding glucoside xylosyltransferase 1-like isoform X2 — encoded protein: MRRYRRALLLCSAFTFFSSLYVFNHLASSLEDTDGRRLSELKTPDGGSPDSGNVLGKRPGSAGRRVRLPFRDGTNSEEEDGGDESSHLAVVACGPRLDETLTMLKSALLFSKKPLKFHIFADEELQGRFQNSLHSWPRSIQSKFNFTIYPITFPSGNENEWKKLFKPCASQRLFLPLILKEVDSLLYVDTDILFLHPVEGIWAAFSRFNSSQLAAMAPEHEEPRIGWYNRFARHPYYGNTGVNSGVMLMNMTRLRKGFFKNGMTTVALQWSEMLMPLLQKYKLNITWGDQDLLNIIFHHNPENLYVFPCPWNYRPDHCVYGLNCQQAEEDGVFILHGSRGVYHNEKQPAFRAVYEAIKQYPFGENMETSLLQPLEAALRTAADTYCGRVSHLFTKSLKQSIASVRREP
- the LOC119123879 gene encoding glucoside xylosyltransferase 1-like isoform X3 — its product is MRRYRRALLLCSAFTFFSSLYVFNHLASSLEDTDGRRLSELKTPDGGSPDSGNVLGKRPGSAGRRVRLPFRCKSLSVSYWNPFWRLPADVCGLNRFMESSFRDGTNSEEEDGGDESSHLAVVACGPRLDETLTMLKSALLFSKKPLKFHIFADEELQGRFQNSLHSWPRSIQSKFNFTIYPITFPSGNENEWKKLFKPCASQRLFLPLILKEVDSLLYVDTDILFLHPVEGIWAAFSRFNSSQLAAMAPEHEEPRIGWYNRFARHPYYGNTGVNSGVMLMNMTRLRKGFFKNGMTTVALQWSEMLMPLLQKYKLNITWGDQDLLNIIFHHNPENLYVFPCPWNYRPDHCVYGLNCQQAEEDGVFILHGSRGVYHNEKQPAFRAVYEAIKQYQFGSYLVGTTTTTT